From the Tachyglossus aculeatus isolate mTacAcu1 chromosome 21, mTacAcu1.pri, whole genome shotgun sequence genome, one window contains:
- the LOC119942162 gene encoding olfactory receptor 4S2-like, translating to MENNITKFVLMGLSQNEVEQQVYFVLFLLFYKMIIIGNLLIIVTIKGSSNLNSPMYFFLSYLSFIDVCYSSVTAPKLIVDFQAKVKVISFIGCMAQLFGVHFLGCTEIFLLTAMAYDRYVAICKPLHYTVIMNRRMCSILVVSSWLGGLVHSIVQTLLIAWLPFCGPNEIDHYFCDVHPLLKLACTDTYIVGVIVVANSGMISLSCFVILVVSYTTILLSLTSHSSEGRRKALSTCASHILVVILFFGPCIFIYMRPSTTFSEDKMVALFYTIITPMLNPLIYTLRNVEVKNAIKRLWSRKVTRKEI from the coding sequence ATGGAAAATAACATCACAAAATTTGTCCTCATGGGTCTTTCTCAGAATGAGGTGGAACAGCAAGTGTATTTCGTGTTGTTTTTACTGTTTTATAAGATGATCATtatagggaatctcctcattatagTGACCATCAAGGGcagttcaaatctcaactcccctatgtatttcttcctcagctaCTTATCCTTTATAGACGTCTGCTATTCCTCGGTCACAGCTCCAAAGTTGATTGTGGATTTCCAAGCCAAGGTCAAAGTCATCTCCTTCATAGGGTGCATGGCTCAGCTCTTCGGAGTACATTTCTTAGGTTGTACAGAGATCTTCCTCCTTACAGCGatggcctacgaccgctatgtggccatctgtaagcCCTTGCACTACACTGTCATCATGAACCGTCGAATGTGTAGCATTCTGGTGGTGAGCTCCTGGCTTGGAGGTTTGGTCCATTCTATAGTCCAGACCCTCCTTATAGCCTGGctccccttctgtggccccaatgagATTGACCACTATTTCTGCGATGTCCACCCATTATTGAAACTCGCCTGCACGGACACCTATATTGTAGGGGTCATTGTAGTAGCCAACAGCGGGATGATTTCTTTGAGCTGTTTTGTTATCCTCGTTGTATCCTACACCACTATCTTGCTCTCTCTCACCTCCCACTCATCAGAAGGGAgacgcaaagccctctccacctgcgcctCCCACATCTTGGTGGTGATCTTGTTTTTTGGGCCTTGCATCTTCATCTACATGCGACCTTCCACCACCTTTTCAGAGGACAAGATGGTGGCTTTGTTCTACACCATTATTACCCCTATGTTGAATCCCCTGATCTACACTCTGCGAAATGTGGAGGTGAAGAATGCCATAAAGAGGCTGTGGAGCAGGAAAGTGACAAGGAAAGAAATTTGA